In Crassostrea angulata isolate pt1a10 chromosome 6, ASM2561291v2, whole genome shotgun sequence, a genomic segment contains:
- the LOC128187108 gene encoding autism susceptibility gene 2 protein-like isoform X5: MASNASSDLFSTLNHNRECPAPSTTSCSSPCSTPITSTVSSQTDSGITTATVSTTSAVSAYTTATETNPTASTTTTTSCTIVTKTTNSSVIANGPLTTSKEKPASPILSKSGDSRSPHLKKPFPRPSSETLLHKDQRKFSPSPIRTPRREDQRSDKDFPLPPSFGFSKTWHSGSNPHLHSPYNQVSHSPGLPQFGLHSTSHGSSFSSLPPSPLHNLIPTAGGPQSMFAAPLPPGAANGSLTSPHSLGGANLSTHASPESMSLASQEILREELNRRFLAAQEPAGLPVLGSTPYVRADIHQHQHMHQHQHQHTHQHMFALPGLTGSLVPSPAPHLYDKVPKPFESPFYRTTPSGLLGYPMVPPLIHSGSSLNSGSSGAFQPKKVASGLLHPSQMIPGLREPDKVPPSAASLPHHKKSGKWCSMHVQIAWKIHRHQQESPDVSKGGEGKSLDPLQSGRNLSSSNLHRPTDLSMSSSLLGMSSFPRPSPYPFTNHEGFGGLGKGGSPFGTPGREMPKIPGIASPQEWSRLHTSRSSPLFSGSHWSKPDEREREIEKEREKEREVVLGLDRRREERERERRSSDRERRGSVDLDQSKDRPFMGADLRHPHTVSHSRSRSRSPLVGGRVGSAKSDTSYNRDEKDIIKVKEEKLDKPETSAMEREREKFRPEYLLGASNLMDRSRLLGGPSPFPFGADRLPPPPQSLWGPHQEKSLMDFSYHSLQIQREMEQERERMLRRLQPQSMGLYDHDRVRKDEILMQEERLRREYFDRIPQLERERFEREKLAFESSRLGHSRHFDPLRPSGHFPRTISPLVNHSGMKVGSPALLQGPPPPLIPSSSTPTTRSHSNSPAMTKLKPPSSSDIDKRDSYSSSNLDGHGR; the protein is encoded by the exons ATG GCATCTAATGCAAGTTCagatttattttcaacattgaATCATAACC GAGAATGCCCCGCCCCCTCTACAACTTCCTGCAGCAGCCCCTGCTCTACGCCAATCACGTCCACTGTGTCATCACAGACGGATAGTGGTATAACCACGGCAACCGTTTCTACCACTTCTGCTGTCAGTGCATACACCACCGCCACGGAAACGAACCCAACAGCCTCCACAACCACCACAACCAGTTGTACCATTGTGACCAAGACAACCAACTCATCTGTGATAGCTAATGGACCTCTAACGACATCAAAAGAAAAACCAGCATCACCCATCTTATCAAAATCAGGTGATTCAAGGTCCCCTCATCTAAAGAAACCATTTCCTAGGCCCTCCAGTGAAACGCTTCTTCATAAGGACCAGCGCAAGTTTTCCCCCTCCCCGATTCGGACGCCGCGCAGGGAAGACCAGCGCAGTGACAAGGACTTTCCATTGCCTCCTAGCTTTGGATTTTCCAAGACCTGGCACAG CGGCAGTAACCCACACCTCCACAGCCCTTATAACCAAGTGTCTCACTCCCCGGGATTACCTCAGTTTGGTCTGCATTCCACCAGTCACGGATCCTCCTTCTCAAGCCTACCTCCAAGCCCCCTCCACAATCTCATCCCCACCGCTGGGGGCCCACAAAGTATGTTTGCAGCTCCCCTGCCTCCAGGAGCTGCTAATGGGTCTCTGACTTCACCACATTCACTAGGAGGAGCCAACTTGTCAACACATGCTTCCCCTGAATCCATGTCCCTTGCCA GTCAAGAAATTCTGCGAGAGGAATTGAATCGCAGGTTTTTGGCTGCCCAGGAGCCCGCTGGCCTTCCGGTGCTAGGCTCAACTCCGTACGTCCGTGCGGACATCCACCAACATCAACACATGCATCAACATCAGCACCAGCACACACACCAACACATGTTTGCCCTGCCTGGACTGACAGGGTCCCTGGTCCCCTCCCCAGCTCCACACCTG TATGACAAAGTCCCAAAACCATTTGAGTCACCATTTTACAGAACC ACCCCTAGCGGATTGCTGGGATATCCCATGGTCCCTCCCCTTATTCACTCTGGAAGTTCTCTTAACTCTGGATCCTCAGGAGCCTTCCAACCAAAG AAAGTAGCCAGTGGCCTGTTACACCCCAGTCAGATGATCCCCGGCCTGAGAGAGCCAGACAAGGTCCCTCCTTCAGCTGCTTCTCTGCCCCACCACAAA aaaagtGGGAAATGGTGCAGCATGCATGTTCAGATTGCCTGGAAGATTCATCGCCACCAACAGGAGAGTCCAGATGTCTCCAAAGGGGGTGAGGGTAAAAGTCTGGACCCCCTACAGTCCGGTCGGAATCTCTCCAGCAGCAATCTTCACAGACCTACAGATCTGAGTATGTCGTCTTCCCTGCTAG GAATGAGTTCATTCCCGAGGCCCTCACCTTATCCATTTACCAATCATGAAGGCTTCGGCGGCCTTGGAAAAG GTGGAAGTCCTTTTGGCACCCCAGGAAGAGAAATGCCAAAAATTCCTGGCATAGCCTCTCCCCAGGAATGGAGCAGATTACACACTAGTAGATCTTCTCCTCTATTCTCTGGCTCTCACTGGTCCAAACCAGATGAGAGGGAAAGAGAGATAGAAaaggaaagagagaaagaaagagaagtTGTGCTTGGACTGGACAGAAGGAGGGAGGAAAGAGAGAG AGAAAGACGGTCAAGTGATCGAGAACGGCGTGGTAGTGTGGATTTAGACCAGTCTAAAGACAGACCCTTTATGGGCGCGGACCTGCGACATCCTCACACTGTGTCCCACTCAAGGTCAAGATCAAGGTCACCTCTTGTTGGAGGCCGAGTTGGTTCTGCCAAATCTGATACCAGTTACAATCGTGATGAAAAAGACATCattaaagtgaaagaagaaaaactgGATAAGCCTGAGACCTCAGCTatggagagagaaagagagaaattCCGACCAGAATATTTACTTGGTGCATCTAATTTAATGGACCGTTCACGGCTCCTAGGGGGGCCTTCCCCATTTCCGTTTGGTGCAGATAGACTTCCTCCCCCTCCCCAGAGTTTGTGGGGACCTCACCAGGAGAAAAGTTTAATGGACTTCAGTTACCACAGTCTTCAGATTCAAAGAGAGATGGAACAGGAGCGTGAACGAATGCTACGACGTCTGCAGCCTCAGTCGATGGGTCTGTATGACCATGATCGAGTGCGTAAGGATGAAATTCTTATGCAGGAGGAACGACTCCGTAGGGAATACTTTGATCGGATTCCACAGCTTGAAAGGGAACGATTTGAAAGAGAAAAGCTGGCTTTCGAGTCCAGCAGGCTAGGCCACTCAAGACATTTTGACCCTCTGAGGCCGAGTGGCCATTTTCCAAGAACTATTAGTCCTCTTGTCAATCACAGTGGGATGAAGGTGGGGTCCCCAGCTTTGCTTCAAGGACCACCTCCGCCTCTAATCCCATCTTCCTCTACCCCAACCACCCGAAGTCATTCAAATTCACCTGCTATGACTAAACTAAAACCACCAAGCAGCTCTGACATAGACAAAAGGGACTCCTATTCCAGTTCTAATTTAGATGGGCATGGGAGGTAG
- the LOC128188718 gene encoding pleckstrin homology domain-containing family M member 2-like, giving the protein MAAISDRHIIKDKILDNVAKAVKSIQGKYVTADPENPVFLGNEDESCQRLCDNLDRVFLHGLKHIQRGYWKVVSEFTNKQTLKDLKHLQHVTTDMGRGRSWLFMALNDCLLESYIRCYEENIKTVRKYYVKEALLLDQQSVTVLLTLTAGLEYVVFQLEYDLPYLDMGVSARPRSISQVSSSVDDDRVSLCSMDSIASIRPQAAHSSGDTWSVSDTSDTSIDPNPNSLRSENHVENKADRLDSVVVDEIENNEDDTGIEVIRLKGHGKHGKKRKSKKNVRRVSTNSPILREPLNEDEEDSIEVRPMIESEEIPQPKVKVEEEDKEPGYVSKFKEEDKLKDILSSIGDHDLSHKTNDSEESIDDNVENNMQEHSKDESSLMCENNKTPEVDVYKSQSPVEYDFSEVDEDSEIFKNVDTESVPDNKTLHTQQLGDEIDGNKSPNGNVQYGSSLSKSHDDSACDIKQTFKHAHDVQKKGSTEKFQEEADSSAQGCEETDNDSRDNNSEVTKSASEDLSIYSSSFSAQENSSSASQMQDRVDHIINQSDVPLQPHMFEEEPEELALSGEEGSQLHPGEVMLENNTRLELMLNVFDNSEEQFIRMYVSRLGHTDGDDHPVFILLTDHSIYFLNQNQTDLKFIKDSSVPYSSIDYISLTISDQVIHIVCKNRRNQYWLTTGSQLVTRSIVDCLQEQMKNHQDSQPMVLSDAKTQMIALRKHIAKESHCESSDVVIACYSLVHWGSDLESKRDKVDTAFREGHLLYRVMEASGGLSGLSSQILSTVGDPMSLIYGQSQSWKSAFVILRDGMLCMYAEKNGKPTMFVHMGDDCVGCRRASKSDRDHCIEVIKQDGSSWQLALANETEANDWLQKLCQAVAEGIQKKEASKPSCLPCCAILTSTKLFMFHEDLQISFFRTLGSANIADVICVLVDPAINTYCILEFESHDGGLSQDKWVFYFNDEAEKERFLEALSDIWIKFFQIEEMPVFEIEDFSVQRTCRLTATQLENSMKVRGQKH; this is encoded by the exons ATGGCAGCAATATCAGATAGGCATATAATTAAGGATAAAATCCTCGACAACGTTGCCAAAGCTGTTAAAAGT ATTCAGGGAAAATATGTAACAGCTGATCCAGAAAACCCTGTATTCCTTGGAAACGAGGATGAGTCTTGCCAGAGGTTATGCGACAATCTTGATAGGGTCTTTTTGCATGG GTTAAAGCACATACAGCGTGGATATTGGAAGGTTGTATCCGAATTCACAAATAAACAAACTCTCAAAGATTTAAAGCATCTCCAGCATGTAACAACAGATATGGGAAGAG GAAGATCATGGTTATTTATGGCTCTAAATGATTGTTTATTGGAGAGTTATATTAGATGctatgaagaaaatatcaaaacagtTCGAAAGTACTATGTGAAGGAAGCCCTTCTCCTGGATCAACAG AGTGTAACTGTATTGCTGACTCTAACAGCAGGACTGGAGTATGTTGTGTTTCAGTTGGAATAT GATCTTCCTTACTTAGATATGGGGGTCTCTGCTCGTCCCCGGTCCATATCTCAAGTCTCCAGCTCTGTGGACGATGACCGGGTGTCGCTATGCAGTATGGACAGCATAGCATCAATCAGACCCCAG GCTGCTCATTCCTCAGGTGACACCTGGTCAGTCTCAGACACAAGTGACACGAGTATCGACCCAAATCCAAACTCACTAAGGAGCGAAAATCACGTGGAGAACAAAGCAGACCGCCTGGACTCAGTTGTGGTTGATGAAATTGAGAACAATGAAGATGATACAGGAATTGAGGTCATCAGACTCAAAGGTCATGGTAAACATGGGAAAAAGAGGAAGTCAAAGAAAAACGTACGTCGAGTGAGTACCAACTCACCAATTCTGAGGGAGCCTTTGAATGAAGATGAAGAAGATTCTATTGAAGTAAGGCCCATGATTGAGTCAGAAGAAATTCCACAGCCTAAAGTGAAAGTAGAGGAAGAAGACAAAGAACCAGGGTATGTCTCCAAATTCAAAGAGGAAGATAAGTTGAAGGACATTCTGAGTTCTATAGGGGATCATGATCTTTCTCACAAGACCAATGATTCTGAAGAGAGTATAGATGATAATGTAGAGAACAATATGCAAGAGCATTCAAAGGATGAAAGTTCTCTAATGTGTGAAAATAACAAGACACCTGAAGTGGATGTATACAAAAGTCAGAGCCCAGTTGAGTATGATTTCAGTGAGGTTGATGAAGAcagtgaaatttttaaaaatgttgatacaGAAAGTGTTCCTGATAATAAAACTCTACACACTCAACAGCTGGGTGATGAAATAGATGGTAACAAATCACCTAATGGGAATGTGCAATATGGCTCTTCTTTATCCAAAAGTCATGACGATTCTGCCTGTGATATTAAGCAAACATTTAAGCATGCACATGATGTGCAAAAGAAAGGGAGCACTGAAAAATTTCAAGAAGAGGCTGATAGTAGTGCTCAAGGTTGTGAAGAAACAGACAATGATTCCAGAGACAACAACAGTGAAGTGACAAAGAGTGCATCAGAGGACTTGAGCATTTACTCCTCAAGTTTTTCTGCCCAAGAGAACTCATCATCAGCTTCTCAGATGCAGGACAGGGTAGATCATATCATCAACCAATCAGATGTGCCGTTACAGCCACACATGTTTGAAGAGGAACCCGAGGAATTGGCGCTGAGTGGAGAGGAGGGCAGCCAACTTCATCCAGGGGAAGTCAT GTTAGAGAACAACACCAGACTGGAACTGATGCTGAATGTATTTGATAACTCAGAGGAACAGTTTATTAGG ATGTACGTGTCTAGGCTGGGCCACACGGACGGTGACGACCACCCAGTGTTTATCCTCCTGACTGACCACAGCATCTACTTTCTCAACCAGAACCAGACAGACTTGAAATTCATCAAGGATTCCTCCGTACCCTACTCCTCTATAGACTACATCTCG CTAACGATTTCAGACCAGGTTATCCACATTGTGTGTAAAAACCGTAGAAATCAGTACTGGCTTACAACAGGAAGTCAGCTGGTGACCAG GTCAATTGTTGACTGCCTACAAGAACAGATGAAGAACCACCAAGACTCTCAGCCTATGGTGTTGTCTGATGCTAAAACTCAGATGATTGCACTCCGGAAACACATAGCTAAGGAGAGCCATTGTGAG TCTTCAGATGTAGTGATCGCCTGTTATTCCTTGGTACACTGGGGGTCAGATTTGGAATCCAAAAGAGACAAGGTGGACACAGCATTCCGGGAGGGGCACCTGCTGTACCGCGTGATGGAGGCGTCCGGGGGGTTGTCCGGACTTAGCAGTCAGATCCTCAGTACTGTAGGGGACCCCATGTCCCTGATCTATGGACAGAGCCAGAGTTGGAAGTCCGCCTTTGTCATACTCAG AGATGGAATGCTGTGTATGTATGCTGAGAAGAATGGGAAGCCAACAATGTTTGTTCACATGGGAGACGATTGTGTTGGGTGTCGCCGTGCCAGTAAGTCAGACAGAGACCACTGTATAGAGGTCATCAAACAAGATGGGTCGTCGTGGCAACTGGCTCTAGCCAATGAAACAGAGGCCAATGATTGGCTGCAAAAACTGTGTCAGGCTGTTGCTGAGGGTATACAG AAAAAAGAGGCCTCTAAGCCCAGTTGTCTTCCTTGCTGTGCCATTTTGACATCTACCAAACTCTTCATGTTTCATGAAGACCTTCAGATTAGTTTCTTTAGAACCCTGGGAAGTGCCAATATAGCGGACGTAATCTGTGTCCTGGTAGATCCTGCCATCAACACATACTGTATACTG GAGTTTGAATCCCATGATGGTGGCCTTAGTCAGGATAAATGGGTTTTTTACTTCAATGACGAAGCAGAGAAAGAGCGATTTCTCGAGGCCCTTTCAGACATTTGGATCAAGTTCTTTCAG ATTGAAGAAATGCCAGTGTTTGAGATTGAAGATTTCTCCGTACAAAGGACATGTAGATTAACTGCCACTCAGCTGGAAAACTCCATGAAGGTCAGAGGACAGAAGCATTGA
- the LOC128188719 gene encoding coiled-coil domain-containing protein 86-like, with protein METDMGSERVKSALETYHNIPRGKPKSGRPWKTQRNDRFSAIRTTKTKKLNWDEKMKKRAEQKSIKNFEKELKEKRAKELEMKRIRSEENKKRRLENERKSEVVQTIKNTAKIKRMKKKQLRQIQKR; from the exons ATGGAAACTGATATGGGTTCTGAAAGAGTAAAATCGGCTTTAGAGACGTATCATAACATACCAAGAGGAAAACCAAAGTCAGGGAGACCATGGAAAACACAAAGAAACGACAG ATTTTCTGCTATTCGAACCACAAAAACCAAGAAACTCAACTGGGATGAGAAGATGAAAAAGAGAGCTGAGCAAAAATCAATAAAGAATTTTGAGAAAGAACTGAAAGAGAAACGGGCAAAAGAACTCGAG ATGAAAAGGATAAGAAGTGAGGAAAATAAAAAGCGAAGAttagaaaatgaaagaaaatctgAAGTTGTTCAAACA ATTAAAAACACTGCCAAAATaaagagaatgaaaaagaaacaactACGACAAATTCAGAAGCGATGA
- the LOC128187108 gene encoding autism susceptibility gene 2 protein-like isoform X4: MNHASNASSDLFSTLNHNRECPAPSTTSCSSPCSTPITSTVSSQTDSGITTATVSTTSAVSAYTTATETNPTASTTTTTSCTIVTKTTNSSVIANGPLTTSKEKPASPILSKSGDSRSPHLKKPFPRPSSETLLHKDQRKFSPSPIRTPRREDQRSDKDFPLPPSFGFSKTWHSGSNPHLHSPYNQVSHSPGLPQFGLHSTSHGSSFSSLPPSPLHNLIPTAGGPQSMFAAPLPPGAANGSLTSPHSLGGANLSTHASPESMSLASQEILREELNRRFLAAQEPAGLPVLGSTPYVRADIHQHQHMHQHQHQHTHQHMFALPGLTGSLVPSPAPHLYDKVPKPFESPFYRTTPSGLLGYPMVPPLIHSGSSLNSGSSGAFQPKKVASGLLHPSQMIPGLREPDKVPPSAASLPHHKKSGKWCSMHVQIAWKIHRHQQESPDVSKGGEGKSLDPLQSGRNLSSSNLHRPTDLSMSSSLLGMSSFPRPSPYPFTNHEGFGGLGKGGSPFGTPGREMPKIPGIASPQEWSRLHTSRSSPLFSGSHWSKPDEREREIEKEREKEREVVLGLDRRREERERERRSSDRERRGSVDLDQSKDRPFMGADLRHPHTVSHSRSRSRSPLVGGRVGSAKSDTSYNRDEKDIIKVKEEKLDKPETSAMEREREKFRPEYLLGASNLMDRSRLLGGPSPFPFGADRLPPPPQSLWGPHQEKSLMDFSYHSLQIQREMEQERERMLRRLQPQSMGLYDHDRVRKDEILMQEERLRREYFDRIPQLERERFEREKLAFESSRLGHSRHFDPLRPSGHFPRTISPLVNHSGMKVGSPALLQGPPPPLIPSSSTPTTRSHSNSPAMTKLKPPSSSDIDKRDSYSSSNLDGHGR; the protein is encoded by the exons ATGAATCAT GCATCTAATGCAAGTTCagatttattttcaacattgaATCATAACC GAGAATGCCCCGCCCCCTCTACAACTTCCTGCAGCAGCCCCTGCTCTACGCCAATCACGTCCACTGTGTCATCACAGACGGATAGTGGTATAACCACGGCAACCGTTTCTACCACTTCTGCTGTCAGTGCATACACCACCGCCACGGAAACGAACCCAACAGCCTCCACAACCACCACAACCAGTTGTACCATTGTGACCAAGACAACCAACTCATCTGTGATAGCTAATGGACCTCTAACGACATCAAAAGAAAAACCAGCATCACCCATCTTATCAAAATCAGGTGATTCAAGGTCCCCTCATCTAAAGAAACCATTTCCTAGGCCCTCCAGTGAAACGCTTCTTCATAAGGACCAGCGCAAGTTTTCCCCCTCCCCGATTCGGACGCCGCGCAGGGAAGACCAGCGCAGTGACAAGGACTTTCCATTGCCTCCTAGCTTTGGATTTTCCAAGACCTGGCACAG CGGCAGTAACCCACACCTCCACAGCCCTTATAACCAAGTGTCTCACTCCCCGGGATTACCTCAGTTTGGTCTGCATTCCACCAGTCACGGATCCTCCTTCTCAAGCCTACCTCCAAGCCCCCTCCACAATCTCATCCCCACCGCTGGGGGCCCACAAAGTATGTTTGCAGCTCCCCTGCCTCCAGGAGCTGCTAATGGGTCTCTGACTTCACCACATTCACTAGGAGGAGCCAACTTGTCAACACATGCTTCCCCTGAATCCATGTCCCTTGCCA GTCAAGAAATTCTGCGAGAGGAATTGAATCGCAGGTTTTTGGCTGCCCAGGAGCCCGCTGGCCTTCCGGTGCTAGGCTCAACTCCGTACGTCCGTGCGGACATCCACCAACATCAACACATGCATCAACATCAGCACCAGCACACACACCAACACATGTTTGCCCTGCCTGGACTGACAGGGTCCCTGGTCCCCTCCCCAGCTCCACACCTG TATGACAAAGTCCCAAAACCATTTGAGTCACCATTTTACAGAACC ACCCCTAGCGGATTGCTGGGATATCCCATGGTCCCTCCCCTTATTCACTCTGGAAGTTCTCTTAACTCTGGATCCTCAGGAGCCTTCCAACCAAAG AAAGTAGCCAGTGGCCTGTTACACCCCAGTCAGATGATCCCCGGCCTGAGAGAGCCAGACAAGGTCCCTCCTTCAGCTGCTTCTCTGCCCCACCACAAA aaaagtGGGAAATGGTGCAGCATGCATGTTCAGATTGCCTGGAAGATTCATCGCCACCAACAGGAGAGTCCAGATGTCTCCAAAGGGGGTGAGGGTAAAAGTCTGGACCCCCTACAGTCCGGTCGGAATCTCTCCAGCAGCAATCTTCACAGACCTACAGATCTGAGTATGTCGTCTTCCCTGCTAG GAATGAGTTCATTCCCGAGGCCCTCACCTTATCCATTTACCAATCATGAAGGCTTCGGCGGCCTTGGAAAAG GTGGAAGTCCTTTTGGCACCCCAGGAAGAGAAATGCCAAAAATTCCTGGCATAGCCTCTCCCCAGGAATGGAGCAGATTACACACTAGTAGATCTTCTCCTCTATTCTCTGGCTCTCACTGGTCCAAACCAGATGAGAGGGAAAGAGAGATAGAAaaggaaagagagaaagaaagagaagtTGTGCTTGGACTGGACAGAAGGAGGGAGGAAAGAGAGAG AGAAAGACGGTCAAGTGATCGAGAACGGCGTGGTAGTGTGGATTTAGACCAGTCTAAAGACAGACCCTTTATGGGCGCGGACCTGCGACATCCTCACACTGTGTCCCACTCAAGGTCAAGATCAAGGTCACCTCTTGTTGGAGGCCGAGTTGGTTCTGCCAAATCTGATACCAGTTACAATCGTGATGAAAAAGACATCattaaagtgaaagaagaaaaactgGATAAGCCTGAGACCTCAGCTatggagagagaaagagagaaattCCGACCAGAATATTTACTTGGTGCATCTAATTTAATGGACCGTTCACGGCTCCTAGGGGGGCCTTCCCCATTTCCGTTTGGTGCAGATAGACTTCCTCCCCCTCCCCAGAGTTTGTGGGGACCTCACCAGGAGAAAAGTTTAATGGACTTCAGTTACCACAGTCTTCAGATTCAAAGAGAGATGGAACAGGAGCGTGAACGAATGCTACGACGTCTGCAGCCTCAGTCGATGGGTCTGTATGACCATGATCGAGTGCGTAAGGATGAAATTCTTATGCAGGAGGAACGACTCCGTAGGGAATACTTTGATCGGATTCCACAGCTTGAAAGGGAACGATTTGAAAGAGAAAAGCTGGCTTTCGAGTCCAGCAGGCTAGGCCACTCAAGACATTTTGACCCTCTGAGGCCGAGTGGCCATTTTCCAAGAACTATTAGTCCTCTTGTCAATCACAGTGGGATGAAGGTGGGGTCCCCAGCTTTGCTTCAAGGACCACCTCCGCCTCTAATCCCATCTTCCTCTACCCCAACCACCCGAAGTCATTCAAATTCACCTGCTATGACTAAACTAAAACCACCAAGCAGCTCTGACATAGACAAAAGGGACTCCTATTCCAGTTCTAATTTAGATGGGCATGGGAGGTAG